In Streptococcus sp. SN-1, a single genomic region encodes these proteins:
- a CDS encoding sialoglycan-binding domain-containing protein, whose product MQKPQATLNGVPLTETANSPIFTVYRGATFNPELKVWDNSGVISKVEVKGGLPKGVTASTFTSQTGKTEANPYATRLSSGTVLNTETLGEHAATLHVEGSSATDSRDLKFKYRVVDIETRNLENGIAKVPVASTLNVANSGKNIDAHRYLKVVDSEDKADRGNNYLPSGMTWTWKAGDKLDSGTTLDNSGKYTRNATAVFPNASKNSITDVNSTTRTTFAPAEIKRQVVLAVTPTVPSVVGHENGSVTITPPTRPNSTNPQDIDTITITYVPTGKTTPETVTVTKSGNTWTVNGKTADKVSVTPAGVVTISDAEVADKTEITAKVSKRIDNVVLESPVARGTANGSLGAEVTPPAPVLEKEKTTPVTVVTPNKPGSTITTETPVNGLTVDGDGNLTGTPTVTDWGPKEEERKVTIPVKVKHGDEVVPVNVPVTIQRDTDGDGIPDKVDSDDDNDGIPDTEDANPKVADKLTGEKTGKTVKEKTPVPANTKVVTPNKPGTTITVDSPVNGLTVDNGGNLVGTPTVTDWGPKEEERTVEIPVKLKRGTEETVVKIPVTIQRDTDGDGIPDKVDTDDDNDGIPDTEDANPKVADGLTGETTGKTVKEKTPVPANTKVVTPNKPGTTITVDKPVNGLTVDNGGNLVGTPTVTDWGPKEEERTVEIPVKLKRGTEETVVKIPVTIQRDTDGDGIPDVTDPDDDNDGIPDKDDANPKVADKLTGTVTDPGKVKEKAPVPPTKVVTPNKPGSTITTETPVNGLTVDGDGNLTGTPTVTDWGPKEEERKVTIPVKVKNGDEEVVVDVPVTIQRDTDGDGIPDVTDPDDDNDGIPDKDDANPKVADKLTGTVTDPGKVKEKAPVPPTKVVTPNKPGSTITTETPVNGLTVDGDGNLTGTPTVTDWGPKEEERKVTIPVKVKNGDEEVTVDVPVTIQRDTDGDGIPDVTDPDDDNDGIPDKDEEKNGTDPKTPTTQTPTIDITRKPNGDAVITPKKPDGSTYPPGTVVEIPGKDGNPIVVTIGEDGSGIVPNDKLPKGDLPGKGTVTEPNKEPSQPVPVTTPARKNPTIKIEQDPKTGDVTVTPKKPDGSIYPPGTVVEIPGKDGNPITVTIGEDGKGTVPNSDLPEGDIPGTGKIIEKGKTPEEVQVKTPKKLDPNEPQTEQPVSIDITRKPNGDAIVTPKKPGVGGTYPPGTKVVIPGDNDTPIEVIIGEDGSGIVPNDSLPKGKIEGEGTVTEPNKRPSQPVPATTPARKTPTVDLEQDPKTGDVTVTPKRPDGSTFPPGTVVEIPGKGDKPITVTIGEDGKGKVPNSELPDGEVTKPGKITEPGKPSVEVPEVTTPAKVTPTVDLEQDPKTGDVTVTPKRPDGSIYPPGTVVEIPGKDKDHPITVTIGEDGKGKVPNSDLPEGKAPGTGKITEPGKPAVEVPNVTTPAHKTPTLDVKRDPETGDVTLTPKRPDGTTYPPGTTVEIPGKDGKPITVTIGEDGKGKVPNSDLPDVETPGTGKITEPGKPAVEVPNVTTPAKVTPTVDLEQDPKTGDVTVTPKKPDGSTYPPGTKVEIPGKDKDHPITVTIGEDGKGKVPNSELPDGKVTKPGKITEPGKPAVEVPEVTTPAKVTPTVDLEQDPKTGDVTVTPKKPDGSIYPPGTVVEIPGKGDKPITVTIGEDGKGKVPNSELPDGKVTKPGKITEPGKPSVEVPEVTTPAKVTPTVDLEQDPKTGDVTVTPKKPDGSIYPPGTVVEIPGKGDKPITVTIGEDGKGKVPNSELPDGKVTKPGKITEPGKPSVEVPEVTTPAKVTPTVDLEQDPKTGDVTVTPKKPDGSTYPPGTKVEIPGKDKDHPITVTIGEDGKGKVPNSDLPEGKAPGTSKITEPGKPAVEVPNVTTPAHKTPTLDVKRDPETGDVTLTPKKPDGTTYPPGTTVEIPGKDGKPITVTIGEDGKGKVPNSDLPDVETPGTGKITEPGKPAVEVPNVTTPAKFTPETPVTEKPGKIEITQQPNGNAIVTPKKPDGTTYPSGSRVEIPGENGTTITVTIGENGSGEVPNDNLPKTNVPGTGTVTEPNKKPSQPVDVTTPARKTPTLDVKRDPETGDVTVTPKKPDGSTYPPGTTVEIPGKGGKPITVTIGEDGKGKVPNSDLPDVETPGTGKITEPGKPAVEVPNVTTPAKFTPETPVTEKPGKIEITQQPNGNAIVTPKKPDGTTYPSGSRVEIPGENGTTITVTIGENGSGEVPNDNLPKTNVPGTGTVTEPNKKPSQPVDVTTPARKTPTIELDQDPKTGDVTVTPKKPDGSTYPPGTTVEIPGKDGNPIIVTIDKEGKGKVPNSELPDGKVPGTGKITEPGKPAVEVPVETPAKVTPATPTDTIPVAPVTSDTPVNPDTNGGSGQDTPAPATPTPNAVTPNADQVDPQTTVDNGAKSNDSQNVLPNTGTESNAALASLGLLGLLSGFGLVARKKKED is encoded by the coding sequence GTGCAAAAACCACAAGCTACTTTAAATGGTGTTCCATTAACAGAAACAGCTAATTCACCAATCTTTACAGTCTATCGTGGCGCTACATTTAACCCTGAATTGAAGGTATGGGATAACTCAGGTGTAATTTCTAAAGTAGAAGTTAAGGGAGGACTTCCAAAAGGAGTAACCGCTTCTACATTTACATCTCAAACAGGAAAAACTGAAGCAAATCCATATGCAACTCGCTTGTCTTCAGGTACTGTATTGAATACTGAAACTTTAGGAGAACATGCAGCTACTCTACATGTTGAAGGAAGCAGTGCTACTGATAGCCGTGATTTGAAATTCAAGTATCGAGTGGTTGATATTGAGACTAGAAACCTTGAAAATGGTATCGCAAAAGTACCAGTAGCTTCAACATTGAATGTAGCCAATAGTGGTAAAAATATTGATGCTCATAGATATCTTAAGGTTGTAGATAGTGAAGATAAAGCAGATCGTGGAAACAATTATTTACCAAGTGGTATGACGTGGACATGGAAAGCTGGAGATAAATTAGATTCAGGAACAACACTAGATAACTCAGGTAAATATACTCGAAACGCAACAGCAGTATTCCCAAATGCTAGCAAAAATTCTATTACGGATGTAAATAGTACAACTAGAACAACATTTGCACCTGCAGAAATTAAGCGTCAAGTAGTGTTAGCAGTAACGCCAACAGTGCCTAGCGTAGTTGGACATGAGAATGGTAGTGTGACAATTACCCCACCAACACGCCCTAATAGTACTAATCCACAGGATATTGATACTATCACAATTACTTATGTACCGACAGGTAAGACTACACCAGAAACTGTAACAGTTACAAAATCAGGAAATACTTGGACTGTAAATGGTAAGACAGCTGATAAAGTGTCAGTAACCCCTGCAGGCGTTGTGACAATTTCTGATGCTGAGGTTGCAGATAAAACAGAAATAACTGCAAAAGTTTCTAAGAGAATTGATAATGTAGTTCTTGAGAGTCCAGTAGCTAGAGGAACAGCAAATGGTAGTTTGGGAGCTGAAGTTACTCCACCAGCACCAGTTCTGGAAAAAGAAAAAACTACGCCAGTTACAGTAGTAACACCAAACAAACCAGGTTCAACAATCACCACAGAAACACCAGTAAATGGATTAACAGTAGATGGCGATGGTAACTTAACTGGTACACCAACTGTCACAGATTGGGGACCGAAAGAAGAAGAACGTAAAGTTACGATCCCAGTTAAAGTTAAACATGGTGACGAGGTAGTTCCTGTAAATGTTCCAGTTACTATCCAACGCGATACAGATGGAGATGGAATCCCAGATAAAGTAGACTCAGATGATGACAACGATGGAATTCCAGATACAGAAGATGCAAATCCAAAAGTAGCAGATAAATTAACAGGAGAAAAAACAGGAAAAACTGTAAAAGAAAAAACACCTGTCCCAGCAAATACTAAGGTAGTAACACCAAACAAACCAGGCACAACGATTACAGTAGATAGTCCAGTCAATGGTTTAACAGTGGATAACGGTGGAAATCTAGTAGGTACACCAACTGTCACAGATTGGGGACCAAAAGAAGAAGAACGCACAGTCGAAATTCCAGTTAAACTGAAACGTGGAACGGAAGAGACTGTTGTAAAAATCCCTGTAACTATCCAACGCGATACAGATGGAGATGGAATCCCAGATAAAGTAGACACAGATGATGACAACGATGGAATTCCAGATACAGAAGATGCAAATCCAAAAGTAGCAGATGGATTAACAGGAGAAACAACAGGAAAAACTGTAAAAGAAAAAACACCTGTCCCAGCAAATACTAAGGTAGTAACACCAAACAAACCAGGTACAACGATTACAGTAGATAAACCAGTCAATGGTTTAACAGTGGATAACGGCGGAAATTTAGTAGGAACACCAACTGTCACAGATTGGGGACCAAAAGAAGAAGAGCGTACAGTAGAGATTCCAGTTAAACTGAAACGTGGAACAGAAGAGACTGTTGTAAAAATCCCTGTAACTATCCAACGCGATACAGATGGCGACGGCATTCCAGATGTGACCGATCCAGATGATGACAACGATGGTATTCCAGACAAGGATGATGCAAATCCAAAAGTAGCTGATAAATTAACAGGTACAGTCACAGATCCAGGAAAAGTGAAAGAGAAAGCACCAGTACCGCCAACAAAAGTTGTGACACCAAATAAACCAGGTTCAACAATCACTACAGAAACACCAGTAAATGGTTTAACAGTAGATGGTGATGGTAACTTAACTGGAACACCAACCGTAACAGATTGGGGACCAAAAGAAGAAGAACGTAAAGTTACAATCCCAGTTAAAGTTAAGAATGGTGATGAAGAAGTCGTTGTGGATGTTCCAGTTACAATCCAACGTGATACAGATGGCGACGGCATTCCAGATGTGACCGATCCAGATGATGATAACGATGGAATTCCAGACAAGGATGATGCAAATCCAAAAGTAGCTGATAAATTAACAGGTACAGTCACAGATCCAGGAAAAGTGAAAGAAAAAGCACCAGTACCGCCAACAAAAGTTGTGACACCAAATAAACCAGGTTCAACAATCACTACAGAAACACCAGTAAATGGTTTAACAGTAGATGGCGATGGTAACTTAACTGGAACACCAACCGTAACAGATTGGGGACCAAAAGAAGAAGAACGTAAAGTTACAATCCCAGTTAAAGTTAAGAATGGTGATGAAGAAGTTACTGTGGATGTTCCAGTTACAATTCAACGTGATACAGATGGCGACGGTATCCCAGATGTGACCGATCCAGATGATGATAACGATGGTATTCCAGACAAAGATGAAGAGAAAAATGGAACAGATCCTAAGACACCAACAACTCAAACTCCTACAATCGATATCACACGCAAACCAAATGGTGATGCAGTAATAACACCGAAGAAACCAGATGGCTCAACCTACCCACCAGGAACAGTAGTAGAAATTCCAGGTAAGGATGGTAATCCAATTGTCGTTACAATCGGTGAAGATGGTTCAGGAATAGTTCCAAATGACAAGTTACCTAAAGGTGATTTACCAGGAAAAGGTACAGTAACAGAACCGAATAAAGAACCATCACAACCAGTGCCAGTAACAACACCAGCTCGTAAGAACCCGACAATCAAAATTGAACAAGATCCTAAGACGGGTGATGTTACAGTGACACCGAAGAAACCAGATGGCTCAATCTACCCACCAGGAACAGTAGTAGAAATTCCAGGTAAAGACGGAAACCCAATCACAGTAACAATCGGTGAAGATGGAAAAGGAACAGTACCAAACAGTGATCTGCCAGAAGGAGATATTCCGGGAACAGGTAAGATTATTGAAAAAGGGAAAACACCTGAAGAAGTTCAAGTGAAGACACCTAAAAAATTAGATCCAAATGAACCACAAACAGAGCAACCAGTCTCAATTGATATTACTAGAAAACCAAATGGAGATGCTATTGTAACACCGAAGAAACCTGGAGTGGGAGGAACATATCCACCAGGAACGAAGGTAGTTATTCCGGGTGATAATGATACTCCAATCGAGGTTATCATCGGAGAAGACGGTTCAGGAATAGTACCGAATGATAGTCTTCCAAAAGGAAAAATCGAAGGAGAAGGTACAGTAACAGAACCGAATAAGAGACCATCACAACCAGTGCCAGCAACAACTCCAGCACGTAAGACTCCAACCGTAGACTTGGAACAAGATCCTAAGACTGGTGATGTTACAGTAACACCTAAGAGACCAGATGGCTCAACATTCCCACCAGGAACAGTAGTAGAAATTCCAGGTAAAGGTGACAAGCCAATCACAGTAACAATCGGAGAAGATGGTAAAGGTAAAGTACCAAACAGTGAATTACCAGACGGTGAGGTTACAAAACCAGGTAAGATTACCGAACCAGGCAAACCATCTGTTGAAGTTCCTGAGGTCACAACCCCAGCTAAAGTAACTCCAACAGTAGACTTGGAACAAGATCCTAAGACTGGTGATGTTACAGTGACACCTAAGAGACCAGATGGCTCAATCTACCCACCAGGAACAGTAGTAGAAATTCCAGGTAAAGATAAGGATCACCCAATCACAGTTACAATCGGTGAAGACGGTAAAGGTAAAGTACCAAACAGTGATCTACCAGAAGGTAAAGCACCAGGAACAGGTAAGATTACCGAACCAGGTAAACCAGCTGTTGAAGTTCCTAATGTAACAACACCAGCTCATAAGACACCAACACTAGATGTGAAACGAGATCCTGAGACAGGTGACGTTACATTAACACCGAAGAGACCAGATGGAACAACATATCCACCAGGAACTACGGTAGAAATCCCAGGTAAAGATGGCAAGCCAATCACAGTCACAATCGGTGAAGACGGTAAAGGTAAAGTACCAAACAGTGATCTACCAGATGTAGAAACACCAGGTACAGGTAAGATTACCGAACCAGGTAAACCAGCTGTTGAAGTTCCTAATGTAACAACACCAGCTAAAGTAACTCCAACCGTAGACTTGGAACAAGATCCTAAGACTGGTGATGTTACAGTGACACCGAAGAAACCAGATGGGTCAACATACCCACCAGGAACTAAGGTAGAAATTCCAGGTAAAGATAAGGATCACCCAATCACAGTAACAATCGGAGAAGATGGTAAAGGTAAAGTACCAAACAGTGAATTACCAGACGGTAAGGTTACAAAACCAGGTAAGATTACAGAACCAGGCAAACCAGCTGTTGAAGTTCCTGAGGTCACAACCCCAGCTAAAGTAACTCCAACCGTAGACTTGGAACAAGATCCTAAGACTGGTGATGTTACAGTGACACCGAAGAAACCAGATGGCTCAATCTACCCACCAGGAACAGTAGTAGAAATTCCAGGTAAAGGTGACAAGCCAATCACAGTAACAATCGGAGAAGATGGTAAAGGTAAAGTACCAAACAGTGAATTACCAGATGGTAAGGTTACAAAACCAGGTAAGATTACAGAACCAGGCAAACCATCAGTGGAAGTTCCTGAGGTCACAACCCCAGCTAAAGTAACTCCAACCGTAGATTTGGAACAAGATCCTAAGACTGGTGATGTTACAGTGACACCGAAGAAACCAGATGGCTCAATCTACCCACCAGGAACAGTAGTAGAAATTCCAGGTAAAGGTGACAAGCCAATCACAGTAACAATCGGAGAAGATGGTAAAGGTAAAGTACCAAACAGTGAATTACCAGATGGTAAGGTTACAAAACCAGGTAAGATTACAGAACCAGGCAAACCATCAGTGGAAGTTCCTGAGGTCACAACCCCAGCTAAAGTAACTCCAACCGTAGACTTGGAACAAGATCCTAAGACTGGTGATGTTACAGTGACACCGAAGAAACCAGATGGGTCAACATACCCACCAGGAACTAAGGTAGAAATTCCAGGTAAAGATAAGGATCACCCAATCACAGTTACAATCGGTGAAGACGGTAAAGGTAAAGTACCAAACAGTGATCTACCAGAAGGTAAAGCACCAGGAACAAGTAAGATTACAGAACCAGGTAAACCAGCTGTTGAAGTTCCTAATGTAACAACACCAGCTCATAAGACACCAACACTAGATGTGAAACGAGATCCTGAGACAGGTGACGTTACATTAACACCGAAGAAACCAGATGGAACAACATATCCACCAGGAACTACGGTAGAAATCCCAGGTAAAGATGGCAAGCCAATCACAGTCACAATCGGTGAAGACGGTAAAGGTAAAGTACCAAACAGTGATCTACCAGACGTAGAAACACCAGGTACAGGTAAGATTACAGAACCAGGTAAACCAGCTGTTGAAGTTCCTAATGTAACAACACCAGCTAAATTCACACCAGAAACACCAGTAACTGAAAAACCAGGTAAGATTGAAATTACTCAACAACCAAATGGAAATGCGATTGTAACGCCTAAGAAACCAGATGGAACAACTTACCCATCAGGTAGCAGGGTAGAAATTCCAGGAGAAAATGGAACAACAATCACAGTAACAATTGGTGAAAATGGTTCAGGTGAAGTACCAAATGACAACCTTCCTAAGACAAATGTCCCAGGTACAGGAACAGTAACAGAACCTAACAAGAAACCATCACAACCAGTGGATGTAACAACACCAGCTCGTAAGACACCAACACTAGATGTGAAACGAGATCCTGAAACAGGTGACGTTACAGTAACACCGAAGAAACCAGACGGCTCAACCTACCCACCAGGAACTACGGTAGAAATTCCAGGTAAAGGTGGCAAGCCAATCACAGTCACAATCGGTGAAGACGGTAAAGGTAAAGTACCAAACAGTGATCTACCAGATGTAGAAACACCAGGTACAGGTAAGATTACAGAACCAGGTAAACCAGCTGTTGAAGTTCCTAATGTAACAACACCAGCTAAATTCACACCAGAAACACCAGTAACTGAAAAACCAGGTAAGATTGAAATTACTCAACAACCAAATGGAAATGCGATTGTAACGCCTAAGAAACCAGATGGAACAACTTACCCATCAGGTAGCAGGGTAGAAATTCCAGGAGAAAATGGAACAACAATCACAGTAACAATTGGTGAAAATGGTTCAGGTGAAGTACCAAATGACAACCTTCCTAAGACAAATGTCCCAGGTACAGGAACAGTAACAGAACCTAACAAGAAACCATCACAACCAGTAGATGTAACAACACCAGCTCGTAAGACACCAACAATAGAGTTGGATCAAGATCCTAAGACAGGTGACGTTACAGTAACACCGAAGAAACCAGATGGCTCAACATACCCACCAGGAACTACGGTAGAAATCCCAGGTAAAGATGGAAACCCAATTATCGTTACAATCGATAAAGAAGGTAAAGGTAAAGTACCAAACAGTGAATTACCAGACGGTAAAGTTCCAGGAACAGGTAAGATTACAGAACCAGGTAAACCAGC